A region from the Triticum aestivum cultivar Chinese Spring chromosome 3D, IWGSC CS RefSeq v2.1, whole genome shotgun sequence genome encodes:
- the LOC123079896 gene encoding peroxisome biogenesis protein 7 gives MPSFKAPAPGFSVRFSPFHEHRLLAATSQHFGLVGNGHLLVLDLSAAGPGLTPLFSFPTSDALFDCAWSESHDSLCAAASGDGSVRLFDVTLPPAQNPVRLLREHAREVHGIDWNPVRRDAFLSASWDDTLKLWSPDRPASVRTFRGHEYCVYAAAWSARHPDVFASASGDHTARVWDVREPGPTLVIPAHDHEVLSLDWDKYDPSILATGSVDKSIRIWDVRSPQAPLAQLAGHGYAVKRVKFSPHRQGMLMSCSYDMTVCMWDYRKEDALLQRYGHHTEFVAGIDMSVLTDGLLASTGWDEMIYVWPFGSDPRAM, from the coding sequence ATGCCGTCGTTCAAGGCCCCGGCGCCGGGCTTCTCCGTCCGCTTCAGCCCGTTCCACGAGCATCGCCTCCTCGCTGCCACCTCGCAGCACTTCGGCCTCGTCGGCAACGGCCACCTCCTGGTTCTCGACCTCTCCGCCGCCGGGCCCGGCCTCACCCCGCTCTTCTCCTTCCCCACCTCCGACGCGCTCTTCGACTGCGCGTGGTCCGAGTCCCACGACTCCCTCTGCGCCGCCGCGTCGGGGGACGGCTCCGTCCGGCTCTTCGACGTCACGCTGCCGCCGGCGCAGAACCCCGTCCGCCTCCTCCGGGAGCACGCGCGGGAGGTCCACGGGATCGACTGGAACCCCGTCCGCCGCGACGCCTTCCTCTCCGCCTCCTGGGACGACACCCTCAAGCTCTGGTCCCCCGACCGGCCCGCCTCCGTGCGCACCTTCCGCGGCCACGAGTACTGCGTCTACGCCGCCGCGTGGTCGGCCCGGCACCCGGACGTCTTCGCGTCGGCGTCCGGCGACCACACGGCCCGCGTCTGGGACGTGCGGGAGCCGGGGCCGACCCTCGTCATCCCGGCCCACGACCACGAGGTGCTCTCCCTCGACTGGGACAAGTACGACCCGTCCATCCTGGCCACCGGCTCCGTCGACAAGTCGATCCGCATCTGGGACGTCCGCTCGCCGCAGGCGCCCCTCGCCCAGCTCGCGGGGCACGGCTACGCCGTCAAGCGCGTCAAGTTCTCGCCGCACCGGCAGGGCATGCTCATGTCCTGCTCCTACGACATGACGGTCTGCATGTGGGATTACCGGAAAGAGGACGCCCTGCTGCAAAGGTACGGCCACCACACCGAGTTCGTAGCCGGGATCGACATGAGCGTGCTCACCGACGGGCTGCTCGCCAGCACCGGCTGGGATGAGATGATCTACGTTTGGCCATTTGGGAGTGATCCGAGAGCAATGTAA
- the LOC123079897 gene encoding AUGMIN subunit 7 yields the protein MASKQMEEIQRKLALLAYPRASAPAQSLLFAGVERYRLLEWLFFRLLGDRSPFTQQNWQGDSLDRDEENSRIQHLAEIANFLGITPSVDTEAIQGRGSYDERVELLRLIVDLVEASCYADNPEWSVDEQLAKDVQLVDSIAEKQAQIFSEECKLFPADVQIQSIYPLPDIAELELKLSEYTKKMSNLQQMVQELASKYDYNPNEDYAETELKLREHLQSFLETVKSFNMIYTKEIHPWTHMMEVPQLHGFGPAANRLLEAYNTLLKFLGNLRSLRDSYTAMAAGSLSNSSEPSSVTKIISDCESALTFLNNSLAILSTSVAREQGETL from the exons ATGGCGTCGAAGCAGATGGAGGAGATCCAGCGGAAGCTGGCGCTGCTGGCCTACCCGCGCGCCAGCGCGCCCGCGCAGTCGCTCCTCTTCGCCGGCGTCGAGCGCTACCGCCTCCTCGAGTGGCTCTTCTTCCG GCTGCTGGGCGACAGATCACCGTTCACGCAGCAGAACTGGCAGGGGGACAGCCTCGACCGCGACGAGGAGAACAGCAGGATCCAAC ACTTGGCGGAGATCGCGAATTTCCTGGGTATCACGCCTTCGGTCGACACTGAGGCGATTCAG GGCAGAGGCAGCTACGACGAGCGGGTGGAGCTCCTCCGTCTAATTGTTGACTTGGTTGAAGCTAGCTGCTATGCCGACAATCCAGAGTGGAG TGTTGATGAGCAGTTGGCAAAGGACGTACAACTTGTAGATTCCATTGCAGAGAAACAGGCacaaatattttcagaggagtgcAAGCTTTTTCCTGCAGATGTCCAAATACAATCAATTTACCCCCT GCCTGATATAGCAGAACTAGAGTTGAAGCTCTCTGAGTATACCAAAAAGATGTCAAATCTGCAACAGATGGTGCAGGAGCTAGCCTCAAAG TATGACTATAATCCGAACGAAGACTATGCCGAGACAGAGTTGAAGTTGAGGGAACATTTGCAATCGTTTCTTGAAACAGTAAAATCCTTCAATATGATATACACTAAG GAAATTCATCCTTGGACCCACATGATGGAGGTGCCACAGTTGCATGGGTTTGGTCCAGCTGCTAACCGCTTGTTAGAGGCTTATAACACACTTTTAAAG TTCCTTGGAAATTTGAGGAGCCTGCGAGATTCATATACAGCAATGGCAGCTGGTTCACTTTCAAATTCAAGCGAGCCTTCATCCGTCACAAAAATCATTTCAGACTGTGAATCCGCGCTCACGTTCTTAAACAACAGCCTTGCCATCCTTTCAACTTCCGTGGCACGGGAGCAGGGTGAAACGCTATGA